The following are encoded together in the Armatimonadota bacterium genome:
- a CDS encoding response regulator, which produces MASSGSDRNTILVVDDERDVVLATRIFLEAEGYNVIEAFDGLEALRMLETVQPDLIMLDVRMPRLNGWKTLEAIQADEKLRNIPVLMLTSMNDPGHMATGINLGCTWYYTKPVTDYGDLALVVRRILESVQPPTSP; this is translated from the coding sequence ATGGCCAGCAGCGGAAGTGACCGCAACACCATCCTCGTGGTGGATGATGAGCGAGACGTCGTTCTTGCTACGCGCATCTTCCTCGAGGCCGAAGGGTACAATGTCATAGAAGCATTCGACGGTCTGGAGGCGCTTCGCATGCTCGAGACCGTGCAGCCCGACCTCATTATGCTCGATGTCCGCATGCCCAGGCTCAATGGGTGGAAGACCCTCGAGGCCATCCAGGCCGACGAGAAGCTCCGAAATATCCCCGTACTCATGCTCACATCCATGAACGACCCTGGCCACATGGCAACCGGGATCAACCTCGGGTGCACGTGGTATTACACGAAGCCGGTAACGGACTATGGAGACCTGGCACTGGTGGTGCGGCGCATTCTCGAGTCCGTCCAGCCGCCGACCAGTCCGTAA
- a CDS encoding M81 family metallopeptidase, with translation MRIAIGGISHETNTFARGLTTIDDFRRPGGFPGLLEGRQVIEQLRGKNIDTGGFLEASERLGFTAVPLLWTFAQPSGIVEQAAFDELLGLLLDRLRLAMPVDGVLLDLHGAMVTEELEDAEEAILDGVRSVVGPSIPVVCTLDLHANITPAMAGVATALVGYDTYPHVDCAERGLEAAQIVLDAARGAITPTTGYAQVDMLISPPKQCTLVSPMKECFELVREMERRPGILDVTLAGGFPFADIRHAGVSVVVNADNDARLAQETADELARYVWDRREEFRLTLTPVRQAIREAIALNEGPVILPDGSDNPGGGAPCDGTALLRALVEMDAPRSTLAVIVDPESVARAIAAGVGNRVRLRVGGKTDDLHGEPLDLEGYVRLISDGTYVNRGPMMTNMPVNLGRLVVFVVGDVEVLICERRAQPFDMQCLRSVGIEPTDRLIIGLKSAVHFRADYQQIARKIIEIDTPGIHNPDVTRYNYKRLRRPIWPLDEI, from the coding sequence ATGCGCATCGCCATCGGGGGCATTTCCCACGAGACAAATACCTTCGCCCGCGGCCTGACAACCATCGACGATTTCCGCCGCCCGGGGGGATTTCCCGGGCTTCTCGAGGGGCGCCAGGTCATCGAGCAGTTGCGCGGCAAGAATATCGACACCGGCGGGTTCCTTGAGGCGTCGGAGCGCCTGGGGTTCACCGCGGTGCCGCTACTATGGACCTTCGCCCAGCCCTCGGGCATCGTGGAGCAGGCCGCATTCGATGAGCTTCTCGGCCTACTGCTGGACCGTCTTCGGCTGGCCATGCCCGTGGACGGAGTTCTCCTGGACCTGCATGGCGCCATGGTGACCGAAGAGCTCGAGGACGCCGAAGAGGCCATTCTGGACGGCGTGCGCAGCGTAGTCGGTCCGTCTATCCCGGTGGTCTGCACTCTCGATCTACATGCCAATATTACTCCCGCGATGGCCGGGGTGGCCACCGCACTGGTGGGCTACGATACTTACCCGCACGTGGACTGTGCCGAGAGAGGTCTTGAGGCTGCGCAGATCGTTCTCGACGCCGCCCGGGGCGCGATCACGCCAACGACGGGCTACGCCCAGGTGGACATGCTCATTAGCCCGCCAAAACAGTGCACTCTGGTGTCCCCGATGAAGGAGTGCTTCGAGCTGGTGCGGGAGATGGAGCGCCGCCCCGGGATTCTGGACGTCACTCTTGCGGGCGGGTTCCCGTTCGCCGACATCCGCCATGCCGGGGTGTCTGTAGTGGTGAACGCCGATAACGACGCCCGCCTCGCCCAGGAGACGGCCGATGAACTCGCGCGATATGTCTGGGATCGCCGGGAGGAGTTCCGCCTGACCCTTACCCCCGTCCGGCAGGCGATCCGGGAGGCTATCGCACTCAATGAGGGCCCGGTGATCCTGCCAGACGGCTCAGATAACCCCGGCGGCGGCGCGCCTTGCGACGGCACTGCGCTGCTGCGGGCGCTGGTGGAGATGGACGCGCCCCGCTCGACTCTCGCGGTCATCGTGGACCCGGAGTCGGTCGCACGCGCGATTGCGGCGGGGGTCGGGAACCGTGTGAGGCTTCGGGTGGGTGGGAAGACCGACGACCTGCACGGCGAGCCCCTGGACCTGGAGGGCTACGTGCGCCTGATCTCTGACGGCACGTACGTGAACCGCGGGCCGATGATGACGAACATGCCTGTCAATCTAGGGCGCCTGGTGGTGTTCGTGGTGGGGGATGTGGAGGTGCTCATCTGCGAGCGCCGGGCGCAGCCTTTCGACATGCAGTGCCTGCGCAGCGTGGGCATTGAGCCCACCGACCGGCTCATAATCGGCCTGAAGTCGGCTGTGCATTTTCGGGCGGACTACCAGCAGATTGCCCGGAAGATCATCGAGATTGACACACCCGGCATACACAACCCGGATGTCACCCGGTACAACTACAAGCGCCTGCGACGCCCGATCTGGCCGCTTGATGAGATCTGA
- a CDS encoding CHASE2 domain-containing protein yields the protein MLSGMRWFTLRVGWTGVVLISLVATLLACRWSGALSVSEFAVFDVLMRMRPPAEPSPEIVLVGITREEIENYDELRSPECACELVPRSRIGNAIKRVKRAGARVVTVDLMFSQVCPVYRNTPAWHDKPLIESFHMPVPTVIAANTNSNPDWVEFRDPPEPFTQGTHTVIASPVLCNPHGIVRGVSLMQHGLLPSGTRDNIGRHLQPVGTVYLPLCMATYAAWLGVPYAIPEPTSLHQMGLNGRGIPVWSCEAVHLMEPLASASVSDTTQANRCFMLINWVGPPGSFPTYPIGSVLDAPQEKLVERFGGKIVVFGSLADRGSTPMGRAVVPEDPERADESCETTMSGLEMHANAIDTLLRRRFIRHVPSGWMWVLIFGLCLSTVASFRQLATWLAVTVALGQIAFLFVLAAILIRADFWLFSVTPSVGILLTGAVSAVWAYSSARREAIELAGQVRARDAITRTLAHDLKQPLAAIGALAVALRTQQSRGPIAPELIDKIQEQVSRAIGDIDELLNANPDRELDIKPQEFDLAKLARDLATTQAMKSDIHRIEVSAPEVFVVEADPRFIARAISNLLDNAIKYWPEGGTVTLKVVSEPPDMAGVHVIDGGIGIPHHFQDRIFEAYERGAAAGSAIEGTGIGLYSVRRIAEAHGGSVSVDSAPGAGSRFTFRIAARTRVRVNNEQVAEGHEI from the coding sequence ATGCTTAGCGGCATGCGGTGGTTCACTTTGCGTGTCGGCTGGACCGGTGTCGTTCTTATCTCCCTTGTGGCCACCCTTCTCGCCTGCCGGTGGTCCGGGGCACTGTCTGTCTCCGAGTTCGCCGTCTTCGACGTCCTGATGCGGATGCGCCCGCCTGCCGAACCAAGCCCGGAGATCGTGCTGGTCGGTATTACCCGGGAGGAAATCGAGAATTACGACGAGCTACGGTCCCCCGAATGTGCGTGCGAGCTTGTGCCCCGCTCCAGGATCGGAAATGCCATCAAACGGGTAAAGCGTGCAGGGGCTCGCGTGGTCACCGTAGACCTGATGTTCTCACAGGTGTGCCCCGTGTACAGAAATACCCCGGCGTGGCATGACAAGCCGCTCATAGAGTCCTTCCACATGCCGGTTCCCACCGTCATCGCCGCCAACACCAACTCCAACCCGGACTGGGTGGAGTTCAGGGATCCGCCGGAGCCTTTCACCCAGGGCACCCACACGGTCATCGCCTCCCCGGTTCTGTGCAACCCGCACGGGATAGTCCGGGGCGTCAGCCTTATGCAGCACGGCCTCCTTCCCTCCGGGACGAGGGACAACATCGGAAGACACCTGCAGCCCGTGGGTACTGTGTATCTACCCCTCTGCATGGCGACGTACGCTGCCTGGCTGGGCGTGCCGTATGCTATCCCCGAACCCACGTCACTCCACCAAATGGGGCTCAATGGCAGGGGCATCCCGGTCTGGTCGTGTGAGGCCGTTCATCTGATGGAGCCGCTGGCCAGCGCATCCGTAAGCGACACGACGCAGGCGAACCGCTGCTTCATGCTGATAAACTGGGTAGGGCCTCCGGGTTCATTTCCCACATACCCGATAGGCTCCGTGCTGGATGCGCCCCAGGAAAAGCTGGTGGAGCGCTTCGGCGGCAAGATCGTGGTGTTCGGATCCCTCGCAGACCGCGGAAGCACGCCCATGGGTCGGGCAGTGGTGCCGGAAGATCCGGAACGGGCCGACGAGAGTTGCGAGACCACCATGAGTGGTCTGGAGATGCATGCCAACGCCATCGACACGCTGTTGCGCAGGCGATTCATCAGACACGTCCCGAGCGGCTGGATGTGGGTGCTGATCTTCGGCCTGTGCCTGTCGACGGTTGCGTCCTTCAGGCAACTGGCAACCTGGTTGGCTGTCACCGTCGCATTGGGGCAGATTGCTTTTCTCTTCGTGTTGGCGGCAATCCTCATCCGCGCTGACTTCTGGTTGTTTTCCGTGACGCCATCAGTCGGCATTCTGCTGACAGGCGCGGTATCCGCGGTGTGGGCCTACTCATCGGCGCGGCGCGAGGCCATCGAGCTAGCTGGTCAGGTTCGGGCGCGAGACGCTATCACCCGCACTCTCGCACACGACCTGAAGCAGCCTCTTGCGGCAATTGGGGCGCTGGCGGTGGCTCTGCGGACCCAGCAGTCGAGGGGACCGATCGCGCCTGAACTGATTGACAAGATCCAGGAGCAGGTGTCCCGGGCGATTGGCGACATCGACGAACTGCTCAACGCCAACCCTGATCGGGAACTGGACATCAAGCCGCAGGAGTTCGACCTGGCCAAGCTCGCCCGTGACCTGGCCACCACCCAGGCCATGAAGTCCGATATTCATCGCATCGAGGTGTCGGCGCCCGAGGTATTTGTGGTGGAAGCCGATCCGAGATTTATCGCTCGAGCGATTAGCAATCTTCTCGACAACGCAATCAAGTACTGGCCGGAGGGGGGCACAGTCACTCTGAAGGTGGTCTCCGAGCCGCCCGATATGGCCGGGGTGCACGTCATCGATGGCGGAATCGGGATCCCGCACCACTTCCAGGATCGCATCTTCGAAGCGTATGAACGTGGCGCAGCGGCTGGTTCAGCCATCGAGGGCACCGGCATCGGCCTGTACTCGGTGCGCCGGATCGCCGAGGCCCACGGTGGCAGTGTATCCGTGGACAGCGCTCCGGGAGCTGGATCGCGTTTCACATTCCGGATCGCAGCGCGCACCCGTGTACGCGTCAACAATGAACAGGTGGCAGAAGGGCATGAAATCTAG